One window from the genome of Pseudomonas fluorescens encodes:
- the ccoP gene encoding cytochrome-c oxidase, cbb3-type subunit III, with protein MTTFWSLYVTVLSLGTIFALTWLLLSTRKGQRSEATEETVGHSFDGIEEYDNPLPKWWFMLFVGTIVFALGYLVLYPGLGNWKGLLPGYNYLDNEKQTAFANGQTGWTGVHEWEKEMARSDAKFGPIFAKFASMPIEEVAKDPQALKMGGRLFASNCSVCHGSDAKGAYGFPNLTDADWRWGGEPETIKTTIMGGRHAVMPGWAAVVGEQGVADVASYLVTSLHGRKLPEGAKADPANGQKLFAANCVACHGPAGKGTPAMGAPDLTHPAGFIYGSSFAQLQQTIRYGRQGQMPAQADLQGNDKVHLLAAYVYSLSHGEKAPAADAQ; from the coding sequence ATGACTACGTTCTGGAGTCTGTACGTCACAGTCCTCAGTCTGGGTACGATCTTCGCCCTGACCTGGCTGCTGCTGTCGACCCGCAAGGGCCAGCGCAGCGAAGCCACCGAAGAGACGGTTGGCCACTCCTTCGACGGGATCGAGGAGTACGACAACCCGCTGCCGAAATGGTGGTTCATGTTGTTCGTGGGCACCATCGTGTTCGCCCTCGGTTACCTGGTGCTCTACCCTGGCCTGGGCAACTGGAAAGGCCTGCTGCCAGGCTATAACTACCTGGACAACGAAAAGCAGACCGCCTTCGCCAACGGCCAGACCGGCTGGACAGGCGTTCACGAGTGGGAAAAGGAAATGGCTCGCTCGGACGCCAAGTTCGGTCCGATCTTCGCCAAGTTCGCTTCCATGCCTATCGAAGAGGTCGCCAAGGACCCGCAGGCCCTGAAGATGGGTGGCCGCCTGTTCGCCTCCAACTGCTCGGTCTGCCACGGTTCCGACGCCAAGGGTGCCTATGGCTTCCCCAACCTGACCGACGCCGACTGGCGCTGGGGCGGCGAGCCGGAAACCATCAAGACCACCATCATGGGCGGACGTCACGCCGTGATGCCGGGCTGGGCTGCCGTGGTCGGCGAACAAGGCGTGGCCGACGTGGCTTCCTACCTGGTGACCAGCCTGCACGGTCGCAAGCTGCCGGAAGGCGCCAAGGCCGACCCGGCCAACGGCCAGAAACTGTTCGCGGCCAACTGCGTGGCCTGCCACGGTCCTGCCGGCAAGGGCACGCCCGCCATGGGCGCACCTGACCTGACGCATCCGGCCGGTTTCATCTACGGTTCGAGCTTCGCTCAACTGCAGCAGACCATCCGCTACGGTCGCCAGGGCCAGATGCCGGCCCAGGCCGACCTGCAAGGCAACGACAAGGTCCACTTGCTGGCCGCCTATGTCTACAGCCTGTCTCACGGCGAGAAAGCACCTGCGGCTGACGCCCAGTAA
- a CDS encoding type II toxin-antitoxin system VapC family toxin produces the protein MYLLDTNVISELRKPQADKNVQAWARGVPAPSLYLSAITVLELETGVLRFERKDPVQGSHLRAWLDNHVMPAFAGRILAVDRAVALRCARLHVPDRSNECDALIAATALVHGLTVVTRNVNDFQSSGVAVLNPWSSSPPA, from the coding sequence ATGTACCTGCTCGACACTAACGTCATCTCGGAACTGCGCAAGCCTCAAGCCGATAAGAACGTACAGGCCTGGGCCCGTGGCGTGCCCGCCCCCAGCCTTTACCTTTCGGCGATTACCGTATTGGAACTGGAAACCGGCGTGTTGCGCTTCGAACGCAAGGACCCGGTGCAAGGCAGCCACCTGCGCGCATGGCTGGACAACCATGTCATGCCCGCATTCGCCGGAAGAATCCTGGCGGTCGACCGCGCCGTCGCGCTGCGCTGCGCTCGCCTGCACGTTCCGGATCGCAGCAATGAATGCGATGCACTGATTGCCGCCACTGCGTTGGTCCACGGACTGACCGTCGTCACCCGCAACGTGAATGATTTCCAGAGCAGCGGCGTGGCGGTGCTCAACCCATGGTCATCCAGTCCACCCGCTTGA
- a CDS encoding type II toxin-antitoxin system Phd/YefM family antitoxin, translating to MSITTISSREFNHDTSGAKKATRQGPVIITDRGKPAHVLLSIEEYQKLTGIGTSIVELLVMPDTPDIDFDTERAVISPRPVDLS from the coding sequence ATGTCCATCACCACTATTTCCAGCCGCGAATTCAACCACGACACAAGTGGTGCCAAAAAAGCCACCCGCCAGGGGCCGGTCATCATCACCGACCGTGGCAAGCCGGCCCATGTGCTGCTAAGCATTGAGGAGTACCAGAAACTGACCGGCATCGGCACCAGCATTGTCGAGTTGCTGGTCATGCCCGACACGCCGGATATTGATTTCGATACCGAACGTGCCGTCATCTCTCCTCGACCGGTGGACCTGTCCTGA
- the ccoP gene encoding cytochrome-c oxidase, cbb3-type subunit III: MTTFWSTWICVLTIGSLIGLTWLLIGTRKGETKGSVDQTMGHSFDGIEEYDNPLPQWWFLLFAGTLVFSVGYLVLYPGLGNWKGILPGYENGWTGAHEWEKEMAKADAKFGPIFAKFAAMPVEEVAKDPQALKMGGRLFASNCSVCHGSDAKGAFGFPNLADSNWRWGGAADTIKATIMGGRMAAMPAWGEVLGDAGVKNVAAYVRHDLAGLPLPADSGADLQAGQQVFNTTCVACHGANGQGTEAMGAPNLTQPAGFIYGTSLAQLQQTIRHGRQGHMPAQNELLGNDKVQLLAAYVYSLSQGARTERLQAEHKSE; encoded by the coding sequence GCCTGATCGGCCTGACCTGGCTGCTGATCGGCACCCGCAAGGGCGAGACCAAGGGCAGCGTCGACCAGACCATGGGCCACAGCTTCGACGGCATCGAGGAGTACGACAACCCGCTGCCACAGTGGTGGTTCCTGTTGTTCGCCGGCACCCTCGTGTTTTCCGTCGGCTACCTGGTCCTGTATCCGGGCCTGGGCAACTGGAAAGGCATCCTGCCCGGCTACGAGAACGGCTGGACCGGCGCCCATGAATGGGAAAAGGAAATGGCCAAGGCCGATGCCAAATTCGGACCGATCTTCGCCAAATTCGCCGCCATGCCGGTGGAAGAAGTCGCCAAGGACCCGCAGGCACTGAAAATGGGCGGTCGCCTGTTCGCCTCCAACTGCTCGGTCTGCCATGGCTCGGACGCCAAGGGTGCCTTCGGCTTTCCGAACCTGGCCGACAGCAACTGGCGTTGGGGCGGTGCTGCCGACACCATCAAGGCGACCATCATGGGCGGCCGCATGGCGGCGATGCCGGCCTGGGGCGAAGTGCTGGGGGACGCGGGGGTCAAGAACGTGGCCGCGTATGTACGCCACGACCTGGCCGGCCTGCCGCTGCCGGCAGACAGCGGTGCCGATCTGCAAGCCGGCCAGCAGGTCTTCAACACCACCTGCGTGGCCTGTCATGGCGCCAACGGCCAAGGGACCGAAGCCATGGGCGCGCCGAACCTGACGCAACCGGCCGGTTTCATCTACGGCACCAGCCTGGCCCAGTTGCAGCAGACCATTCGCCATGGTCGCCAGGGCCACATGCCGGCGCAGAATGAGTTGCTGGGCAATGACAAAGTGCAACTGCTCGCCGCTTACGTCTACAGCCTGTCCCAGGGTGCCCGCACCGAGCGCCTGCAAGCGGAACACAAAAGCGAATAA
- the ccoN gene encoding cytochrome-c oxidase, cbb3-type subunit I: MSTAISPTAYNYKVVRQFAIMTVVWGILGMGLGVFIASQLVWPELNFDLPWTTFGRLRPLHTNLVIFAFGGCALFATSYYVVQRTCQTRLISDSLAAFTFWGWQAVIVGAIVTLPMGFTTTKEYAELEWPLAILLAIVWVTYGLVFFGTIVKRKTKHIYVGNWFYGAFIVVTAMLHIVNHASLPVSFFKSYSAYSGATDAMIQWWYGHNAVGFFLTTGFLGMMYYFVPKQAERPIYSYRLSIVHFWALITLYIWAGPHHLHYTALPDWAQSLGMAMSIILLAPSWGGMINGMMTLSGAWHKLRTDPILRFLVVSLAFYGMSTFEGPMMAIKTVNSLSHYTDWTIGHVHAGALGWVAMISIGAIYHMIPKLFGRAQMHSTGLINAHFWLATIGTVLYIASMWVNGITQGLMWRAINDDGTLTYSFVEALQASHPGFIVRALGGAFFASGMLLMAYNVYRTVRASDPAEAEAAAKIAVVGAH; encoded by the coding sequence ATGAGCACAGCAATCAGTCCGACTGCTTATAACTATAAGGTAGTCCGCCAGTTCGCCATCATGACGGTGGTCTGGGGGATCCTTGGCATGGGGCTCGGTGTCTTCATCGCCTCGCAACTGGTCTGGCCGGAGTTGAACTTCGATCTGCCATGGACGACATTTGGACGCCTGCGCCCGCTGCACACCAACCTGGTGATCTTCGCCTTCGGTGGTTGTGCGTTGTTTGCCACTTCTTACTACGTCGTGCAGCGAACCTGCCAAACGCGACTGATCTCCGACAGCCTCGCCGCCTTCACCTTCTGGGGCTGGCAAGCGGTCATCGTCGGTGCGATCGTGACCTTGCCAATGGGTTTCACCACCACCAAGGAATACGCGGAGCTGGAATGGCCCCTGGCTATTCTGCTGGCCATCGTCTGGGTGACCTACGGTTTGGTGTTCTTTGGCACCATCGTCAAGCGCAAGACCAAGCACATCTACGTCGGTAACTGGTTCTACGGTGCCTTCATCGTCGTGACCGCCATGCTGCACATCGTCAACCACGCCTCCCTGCCGGTCAGCTTCTTCAAGTCGTACTCGGCCTACTCGGGCGCGACCGACGCGATGATCCAGTGGTGGTACGGCCACAACGCCGTGGGTTTCTTCCTGACCACCGGCTTTTTGGGGATGATGTACTACTTCGTGCCGAAACAGGCCGAGCGTCCGATCTATTCCTATCGCCTGTCCATCGTCCACTTCTGGGCGCTGATCACCCTGTACATCTGGGCCGGTCCGCACCACCTGCACTACACCGCACTGCCGGATTGGGCGCAGTCCCTGGGCATGGCGATGTCGATCATCCTGCTGGCGCCAAGCTGGGGCGGCATGATCAACGGCATGATGACCCTCTCGGGTGCCTGGCATAAGCTGCGCACCGACCCGATCCTGCGCTTTCTGGTCGTGTCCCTGGCGTTCTACGGCATGTCGACCTTCGAAGGCCCGATGATGGCCATCAAGACCGTCAACTCCCTGAGCCACTACACCGACTGGACCATCGGCCACGTACACGCCGGTGCGCTCGGCTGGGTGGCGATGATCTCCATCGGCGCCATCTACCACATGATCCCGAAACTGTTCGGTCGTGCGCAGATGCACAGTACCGGCCTGATCAACGCGCACTTCTGGCTCGCGACCATCGGCACCGTGCTCTACATCGCCTCGATGTGGGTCAACGGCATTACCCAAGGCCTGATGTGGCGTGCGATCAACGACGACGGCACCCTGACCTACTCGTTCGTCGAAGCGCTGCAAGCCAGCCATCCTGGTTTCATCGTACGTGCCCTGGGCGGCGCGTTCTTCGCCAGCGGCATGCTGTTGATGGCCTACAACGTGTACCGCACCGTTCGTGCCTCTGACCCGGCTGAAGCTGAAGCCGCCGCCAAGATCGCCGTAGTTGGAGCTCACTGA
- the ccoO gene encoding cytochrome-c oxidase, cbb3-type subunit II, giving the protein MKHEAVEKNIGLLAFFMVIAVSIGGLTQIVPLFFQDVTNKPVEGMKPRTALELEGRDIYIANGCVGCHSQMIRPFRAETERYGHYSVAGESVWDHPFLWGSKRTGPDLARVGGRYSDDWQRAHLYNPRNVVPESKMPAYPFLVENKLDGKDTAKKMEVLRALGVPYTDEDIAGAKDAVKGKTEMDALVAYLQGLGTIIKSKR; this is encoded by the coding sequence ATGAAGCACGAAGCAGTAGAGAAGAATATCGGCCTGCTGGCCTTCTTCATGGTCATCGCCGTGAGCATCGGCGGCCTGACCCAGATCGTTCCGCTGTTCTTCCAGGACGTGACCAACAAGCCGGTCGAAGGCATGAAGCCGCGTACCGCCCTTGAACTGGAAGGCCGCGACATCTACATCGCCAACGGCTGTGTCGGCTGCCACTCGCAGATGATCCGTCCGTTCCGTGCCGAGACCGAACGCTACGGCCACTATTCGGTTGCCGGTGAAAGCGTCTGGGACCACCCGTTCCTGTGGGGTTCCAAGCGGACCGGCCCGGACCTGGCCCGCGTTGGCGGCCGCTACTCCGACGACTGGCAGCGTGCGCACTTGTACAACCCGCGCAACGTTGTGCCTGAGTCGAAGATGCCGGCCTACCCGTTCCTCGTAGAAAACAAGCTCGACGGCAAAGACACCGCCAAGAAAATGGAAGTCCTGCGCGCCTTGGGCGTGCCTTACACCGACGAAGACATCGCCGGTGCCAAGGATGCCGTCAAGGGCAAGACTGAAATGGACGCGCTGGTGGCCTATCTGCAAGGCCTGGGCACCATCATCAAAAGCAAACGGTGA
- a CDS encoding FixH family protein, with protein sequence MPAATATSPWYKHLWPWIIIAILSCSVTLSLTMVTIAVKNPDNLVNDNYYEAGKGINRSLERELLAQTLQLHANVQLDDVTGEVNLRLNGDSRPQTLELSLISPTQPEKDRKIVLTRNDSEPGRYVGQLTDKIEGRRFVELLGVENDKTWRLFEEEQINHDQDILLGDEPLQGAEDLKK encoded by the coding sequence ATGCCTGCAGCAACCGCCACCAGCCCTTGGTACAAGCACCTCTGGCCGTGGATCATCATCGCGATCCTGAGTTGTTCGGTGACCCTGAGCCTGACGATGGTGACCATTGCGGTGAAGAACCCGGACAACCTGGTCAACGACAACTATTACGAAGCCGGCAAGGGCATCAACCGCTCGCTGGAGCGCGAACTGCTGGCCCAGACCCTGCAACTGCATGCCAACGTGCAACTGGATGACGTGACCGGCGAAGTGAACCTGCGCCTGAACGGCGACAGCCGCCCCCAGACCCTGGAACTGAGTCTGATCTCACCGACCCAACCGGAGAAGGACCGCAAGATCGTCCTGACCCGCAACGACAGCGAACCGGGGCGCTACGTCGGCCAGTTGACGGACAAGATCGAAGGCCGGCGCTTTGTCGAATTGCTGGGGGTGGAGAACGACAAGACCTGGCGCCTGTTCGAAGAAGAACAGATCAACCACGACCAGGACATCCTGCTCGGCGATGAACCGCTGCAAGGCGCTGAAGACCTGAAGAAATAA
- the ccoG gene encoding cytochrome c oxidase accessory protein CcoG, with product MSNQIPVHDVTPPAKDANKSVDLYASREKIYTRAFTGLFRNLRMLGGAFLFLLYFGTVWLNWGGHQAVWWNLPERKFFIFGATFWPQDFILLSGMLIIAAFGLFFITVYAGRVWCGYTCPQSVWTWIFMWCEKVTEGDRNQRIKLDKAPMGANKFLRKFAKHSLWLLIGFVTGVTFVGYFTPIRELVFEFFTGQADGWSYFWIGFFTLATYGNAGWLREQVCIYMCPYARFQSVMFDKDTLIVSYDPRRGESRGPRKKGVDYKALGLGDCIDCTMCVQVCPTGIDIRDGLQIECIGCAACIDACDNIMDKMDYPRGLISYTTEHNLSGQKTHKLRPRLIGYALVLLAMISLLVTAFFMRSLVGFDVSKDRVLYRENAEGRIENVYSLKIMNKDQRDHTYVLEASGLPDLKLQGRREIKVAAGEIYSQPVELSSAPEQLPSSTNEVTFILKDADDESVHVEAKSRFIGPQTR from the coding sequence ATGAGCAACCAGATTCCGGTACATGACGTTACCCCGCCTGCCAAGGACGCGAACAAAAGCGTCGACCTGTACGCCTCTCGGGAAAAAATCTACACCCGCGCCTTCACCGGCCTGTTCCGCAACCTGCGGATGCTGGGCGGAGCGTTCTTGTTCCTACTGTATTTCGGTACGGTCTGGTTGAACTGGGGCGGCCACCAGGCCGTCTGGTGGAACCTGCCGGAACGCAAGTTCTTCATTTTCGGTGCGACGTTCTGGCCCCAGGATTTCATCCTGCTGTCGGGGATGCTGATCATTGCGGCATTTGGCCTGTTCTTCATCACGGTCTATGCCGGACGGGTGTGGTGCGGCTACACCTGCCCACAAAGCGTGTGGACCTGGATCTTCATGTGGTGCGAAAAAGTCACCGAAGGCGATCGCAACCAGCGCATCAAGCTCGACAAGGCCCCCATGGGCGCCAACAAATTCCTGCGCAAGTTCGCCAAGCACAGCCTGTGGCTGCTGATCGGCTTCGTCACCGGCGTGACCTTTGTCGGTTACTTCACGCCGATCCGCGAACTGGTGTTCGAGTTCTTTACCGGCCAGGCCGATGGCTGGTCGTATTTCTGGATCGGCTTCTTCACCCTCGCCACCTATGGCAACGCCGGCTGGCTGCGCGAGCAGGTGTGCATCTACATGTGCCCTTACGCGCGCTTTCAAAGCGTGATGTTCGACAAGGACACCTTGATCGTGTCCTACGACCCGCGTCGTGGCGAAAGCCGTGGTCCGCGCAAGAAAGGTGTGGACTACAAGGCCCTGGGCCTTGGGGACTGCATCGACTGCACCATGTGCGTCCAGGTCTGCCCGACCGGCATCGACATCCGCGACGGCTTGCAGATCGAGTGCATTGGCTGCGCGGCCTGCATCGATGCCTGCGACAACATCATGGACAAGATGGATTATCCCCGCGGCCTGATCAGCTACACCACCGAACACAACCTCTCGGGGCAGAAAACCCATAAACTGCGCCCGCGCCTGATCGGCTATGCCCTGGTGCTGCTGGCCATGATCAGCCTGTTGGTGACGGCGTTCTTCATGCGCTCGCTGGTGGGTTTCGATGTCAGCAAGGACCGCGTGCTGTATCGCGAAAACGCCGAGGGCCGGATCGAGAACGTCTACAGCCTGAAGATCATGAACAAGGACCAACGCGACCATACGTACGTCCTGGAAGCCTCAGGCCTGCCCGACCTCAAGCTGCAAGGCCGTCGGGAAATCAAGGTCGCGGCCGGCGAGATCTACAGCCAGCCGGTTGAACTGTCCAGCGCACCGGAGCAACTGCCATCGAGCACCAACGAGGTGACCTTCATCCTCAAGGACGCCGATGACGAAAGCGTACATGTCGAAGCCAAGAGCCGGTTCATCGGCCCACAAACTCGTTGA
- a CDS encoding CcoQ/FixQ family Cbb3-type cytochrome c oxidase assembly chaperone, translating to MDIGMIRGLGTVVVMVAFIGLALWVFSPKRKSEFDDATLLPFADDPEAIKHVEQASRSNKE from the coding sequence ATGGATATCGGGATGATTCGTGGCCTGGGCACCGTCGTCGTGATGGTGGCCTTTATCGGCCTGGCCTTGTGGGTGTTCAGCCCCAAGCGCAAGTCGGAGTTTGACGACGCGACCTTGCTGCCGTTCGCGGATGATCCCGAGGCCATCAAGCACGTCGAGCAAGCTTCTAGGAGTAACAAAGAATGA